From one Hirundo rustica isolate bHirRus1 chromosome 8, bHirRus1.pri.v3, whole genome shotgun sequence genomic stretch:
- the HIF1AN gene encoding hypoxia-inducible factor 1-alpha inhibitor, with amino-acid sequence MAAASSSSASSSSSSSSSSSSSSSSSCSSSAAAAGCREGPAVAAGPGWNDSQFRRYSFETRPIPRLSHSDPRAEELIENEEPVVLTDTNLVYPALKWDLDYLQENIGNGDFSVYSASTHKFLYYDEKKMANFKNFKPKSSREEMKFAEFVDRLKEIQQKGSAERLYLQQTLNDTVGRKIVVDFLGFNWNWINKQQGKRGWGQLTSNLLLIGMEGNVTPAHYDEQQNFFAQIKGYKRCILFPPDQFECLYPYPVHHPCDRQSQVDFDNPDYEKFPNFRNVVGYETVVGPGDVLYIPMYWWHHIESLLNGGITITVNFWYKGAPTPKRIEYPLKAHQKVAIMRNIEKMLGEALGNPQEVGPLLNMMIKGRYD; translated from the exons ATGGCGGCGGCCTCgtcctcctccgcctcctcttcttcttcctcctcctcctcctcctcctcctcctcatcttcctcctgctcctcctcggcggcggcggcgggctgCCGGGAGGGCCCGGCGGTGGCGGCAGGACCCGGCTGGAACGACTCCCAGTTCCGCCGCTACTCCTTCGAGACGCGGCCCATCCCGCGACTCAGCCACAGCGACCCCCGCGCCGAGGAGCTCATCGAGAACGAG GAGCCAGTGGTGCTGACAGATACGAATCTGGTTTATCCTGCTCTGAAATGGGACCTGGACTATCTCCAGGAAAACATTGGCAATGGGGACTTCTCAGTGTATAGTGCCAGTACACACAAGTTTTTGTACTACGATGAGAAGAAAATGGCCAATTTTAAGAACTTCAAACCCAAGTCAAGTagggaagaaatgaaatttGCCGAGTTTGTGGACAGACTCaaagaaatacaacaaaaagGGAGTGCTGAGAG GCTGTATCTGCAGCAAACGCTGAATGACACCGTTGGAAGGAAGATTGTGGTGGATTTCCTTGGCTTCAACTGGAACTGGATTAACAAGCAGCAAGGGAAACGTGGCTGGGGTCAACTGACTTCTAACTTGCTTCTTATTGGCATGGAAG GGAATGTGACACCAGCTCATTATGACGAGCAACAGAACTTCTTTGCTCAGATTAAGGGTTACAAGAGGTGTATCCTGTTTCCTCCTGATCAGTTTGAATGCCTCTACCCTTATCCTGTGCACCATCCGTGCGACAGACAGAGCCAG gTGGACTTTGACAATCCTGACTACGAGAAGTTTCCAAACTTCCGGAATGTGGTTGGCTATGAGACGGTGGTGGGTCCTGGGGATGTCCTGTACATACCTATGTACTG GTGGCATCACATTGAGTCTCTCCTGAATGGGGGGATTACCATCACTGTGAACTTCTGGTACAAG GGTGCCCCAACCCCAAAGAGAATTGAGTATCCATTAAAGGCTCATCAGAAAGTGGCAATAATGAGGAACATTGAGAAGATGTTAGGAGAAGCCTTAGGAAATCCACAAGAG GTGGGTCCCTTGTTGAATATGATGATTAAGGGCCGGTATGACTAA